Proteins from a single region of Limibacter armeniacum:
- a CDS encoding endo-1,4-beta-xylanase, with translation MNKDKSLKSLRVLLMLLLVGCAQPQHDSEVPLKEVFKEKFLVGAALNADQTNGQQPAELALVKREFNTIVAENCMKMESLQPEQGVFDFKDADNFVRFGEENGMFIVGHTLVWHSQAPDWLFVDEAGNDVSRDTLVARMRNHIHTVVSRYKGRVHAWDVVNEAIGDQETLRRSKWQQIIGDDYIQLAFQFANEADPDAELYYNDYSMLNPHRRESGIQVIQSLKEKGIRIDGIGMQAHYGLDYLDLNEFEESVVKFAEQDVKVMLTELDITVLPFPTKEMSAEISQNYELKATLNPYNETLPDSVGTKLAIAYQGLFEVLLKHQDKIGRVTFWGVNDGQSWRNNWPVKGRKDYPLLFDRDNAPKKAFQSVVSLVKE, from the coding sequence ATGAATAAGGATAAATCACTGAAAAGCTTAAGGGTACTTTTGATGTTGCTGCTGGTAGGTTGCGCTCAGCCACAGCATGATTCAGAAGTGCCTCTTAAGGAAGTGTTCAAGGAAAAGTTTTTGGTCGGAGCCGCATTGAATGCTGATCAGACCAACGGGCAACAACCTGCTGAACTGGCGCTGGTAAAGAGAGAGTTCAATACCATTGTAGCTGAAAACTGTATGAAAATGGAGTCACTTCAGCCCGAGCAAGGGGTGTTTGATTTCAAGGATGCAGACAACTTTGTCAGGTTCGGGGAAGAAAATGGGATGTTTATCGTAGGGCATACCCTGGTATGGCACTCTCAGGCACCTGATTGGCTGTTTGTGGATGAAGCGGGGAATGATGTGTCTCGTGATACGTTGGTTGCCCGCATGAGAAATCATATACATACTGTCGTTAGCCGATATAAAGGAAGAGTACATGCATGGGATGTGGTCAATGAGGCAATTGGTGATCAGGAGACTTTACGTCGAAGCAAGTGGCAGCAGATTATTGGCGATGATTATATCCAATTGGCATTTCAGTTTGCAAATGAGGCAGATCCTGACGCAGAACTATATTACAACGATTACTCCATGTTGAACCCGCATCGCCGTGAGTCAGGCATTCAGGTTATTCAGAGCCTGAAAGAAAAAGGTATCCGGATAGATGGCATCGGTATGCAGGCTCATTATGGACTGGATTATCTGGACCTGAATGAGTTTGAAGAGAGTGTGGTAAAGTTTGCGGAACAGGACGTAAAAGTCATGCTGACAGAACTGGACATTACAGTATTGCCATTCCCGACAAAGGAGATGTCTGCTGAGATTTCCCAGAACTATGAATTGAAAGCTACCCTTAACCCGTACAACGAAACATTGCCTGACTCAGTGGGGACCAAGCTGGCAATCGCCTATCAGGGATTGTTTGAGGTGTTGCTGAAACATCAGGATAAGATCGGGAGGGTTACTTTCTGGGGTGTAAATGATGGACAGTCGTGGCGTAACAACTGGCCAGTAAAAGGGAGAAAAGATTACCCGTTGCTTTTTGATAGGGACAATGCTCCCAAAAAGGCATTTCAGTCAGTAGTCTCGCTGGTAAAGGAATAA
- a CDS encoding MFS transporter: MATTSNKVSLSEKIGYSLGDCSVNFVFQIMLVFQLGFYTDVFGITATAAGTILLLARVIDAFVDPVVGILSDRTNTKWGKYRPWILWTAIPFGLFFFLAFTTPDLDERSKIIYAGITYTLLMTLYSFNNTPYAALHGVMSSDIKERTSIGSVRFVFAMIAAFLVQGFTLPLVSKLGQGDDAKGWSMAIGVLALISIVFFVVTFLTTKERITPPKSQQTSVKQDLNDILKNGPWKAMFVVTLFIFTTLSLWGGGTYYFFNYYIDPDAIFVFLQQFNLVETAAGTSSLWNQLLDTLGLIALQDRSNAFSVGFSFFNMVGQFVTIIGVLTLSAPLAARFGKKNVFVVCLFMTAIFTGLFFVVPSDNVGLAFTFNILKSLFYAPTIPLLWAMMGDVADYSEWKNNRRATGFVFAGVVFALKAGLGLGGALCGWVVSIFGYVPNAVQSTEAILGIRLAASIIPAITFMVSVIALLFYVITKEMNINMQAELAERREKELPLEVMDTAV; encoded by the coding sequence ATGGCTACAACATCCAATAAGGTCTCGCTCTCTGAGAAAATAGGATACAGTCTGGGAGACTGCTCCGTAAACTTCGTCTTTCAAATCATGCTGGTCTTTCAGCTGGGATTTTATACAGATGTGTTTGGCATCACTGCCACGGCTGCCGGAACCATCCTGCTGCTGGCAAGGGTAATAGATGCCTTTGTTGACCCTGTTGTGGGCATCCTGTCGGACAGAACCAATACAAAATGGGGAAAATACCGTCCGTGGATTTTGTGGACAGCCATTCCATTTGGCTTGTTCTTTTTTCTGGCGTTTACAACGCCCGATCTGGACGAAAGATCAAAAATCATCTATGCAGGCATCACCTATACTTTGCTGATGACGCTCTATTCCTTTAACAATACCCCTTATGCGGCTTTGCATGGTGTAATGTCAAGTGACATCAAGGAGCGTACTAGCATCGGTTCGGTAAGGTTTGTATTTGCCATGATTGCGGCATTTCTGGTACAGGGATTCACCTTGCCATTGGTTTCCAAGCTGGGGCAGGGAGATGATGCCAAAGGTTGGTCGATGGCGATAGGTGTACTGGCGTTGATATCCATTGTGTTTTTTGTGGTCACCTTCCTGACCACTAAGGAGCGAATTACTCCTCCAAAATCACAGCAGACATCAGTGAAGCAGGATTTGAATGACATTCTCAAGAACGGACCTTGGAAAGCCATGTTTGTGGTGACACTTTTTATCTTCACAACGCTTTCGCTTTGGGGTGGAGGCACATATTACTTCTTCAATTACTATATTGATCCAGATGCCATTTTTGTATTCCTCCAGCAATTCAATCTGGTGGAAACAGCTGCCGGAACCTCAAGCCTCTGGAATCAGTTGCTGGATACTTTGGGACTTATTGCCTTGCAGGACAGAAGCAATGCATTCAGTGTTGGATTCAGCTTTTTCAATATGGTGGGGCAGTTTGTAACCATTATTGGCGTACTGACACTTTCAGCACCTTTAGCGGCAAGGTTTGGCAAGAAGAATGTCTTTGTGGTTTGCCTCTTTATGACGGCTATTTTTACAGGACTTTTCTTTGTGGTGCCGAGTGACAATGTAGGATTGGCTTTTACTTTCAATATCCTGAAAAGTTTGTTCTATGCGCCAACCATTCCATTGTTGTGGGCAATGATGGGCGATGTGGCAGACTATTCAGAATGGAAGAATAACCGCAGGGCAACAGGATTTGTGTTTGCCGGAGTAGTATTTGCCCTGAAGGCAGGACTTGGATTGGGAGGTGCGCTATGTGGTTGGGTTGTATCCATCTTCGGTTATGTGCCAAATGCAGTGCAGTCAACGGAAGCGATTCTGGGTATAAGGTTGGCTGCGAGTATTATTCCTGCCATTACTTTTATGGTGAGTGTGATAGCACTTCTGTTCTATGTTATTACTAAGGAAATGAACATCAACATGCAGGCAGAACTGGCTGAAAGAAGGGAGAAGGAACTGCCATTGGAGGTGATGGATACGGCGGTGTAA
- a CDS encoding glycoside hydrolase: MMNFKTEPFFRRILWIGVLLSLMACQNEGDGTEKEEVKEPQYPTFSIDPATTYQEMVGFGGALTWYSSRVASSPKSEEIYQLMFEDLGMDILRLKNWYYPADYPNNKSTDEMLTSGDKEMFEATQEFYAKAKSYNPDIEILLCSWGPPAALKNNNNLREGFLKKDEEGNYMYDAFAQYWVDVLDHYNFTPEYISIQNEPSYVNANWTTCMWGATEATGLPGYDKAFDQVYDRIKDRPNAPLMVGPESENVQAFSTFALVAKSRESCSVYGYHPYNFSKDTPISSITPFLKSMAQDFGDKPNFMTEYSGMSWFQTARFMQQTLQYANTSAYLYWELVWGDVTTKDKAMIYVDGAGGYMVNSFYYLIKHFSKHIDKGYKRVEVSSVLPLVEVTGYLNPAGDKLTLIAVNADARNLDYKFEVEGMEIANISGYQTVGDSFYQELEGVETDKPVRLPAESISTFVLELK, translated from the coding sequence ATGATGAACTTTAAAACGGAACCATTTTTTAGGAGAATACTTTGGATTGGCGTGTTGCTAAGTCTGATGGCTTGCCAGAATGAGGGAGATGGAACTGAAAAGGAAGAGGTAAAGGAGCCACAATATCCAACCTTCTCAATAGATCCCGCAACAACCTATCAGGAGATGGTAGGGTTTGGTGGTGCGCTTACCTGGTACAGCAGCAGGGTGGCAAGTAGCCCAAAAAGTGAGGAGATATACCAACTGATGTTTGAAGACTTGGGAATGGATATCCTGAGACTGAAAAACTGGTACTATCCGGCAGACTACCCGAACAACAAGTCAACAGATGAAATGCTGACTTCTGGAGATAAGGAGATGTTTGAGGCAACACAGGAATTTTATGCGAAAGCAAAATCCTATAATCCGGATATCGAAATCCTGCTATGCTCTTGGGGACCTCCTGCGGCATTGAAAAACAATAACAATTTGAGAGAAGGCTTCCTGAAGAAAGACGAGGAAGGTAACTATATGTACGATGCTTTTGCCCAGTATTGGGTGGATGTATTGGATCACTACAACTTTACACCTGAATATATCAGTATTCAGAATGAGCCTTCGTATGTCAATGCCAACTGGACTACTTGTATGTGGGGTGCAACAGAAGCAACAGGATTGCCAGGGTACGACAAGGCATTTGATCAGGTATATGACCGGATCAAGGATCGTCCCAATGCACCATTGATGGTAGGTCCAGAATCAGAAAATGTACAAGCGTTTAGCACTTTTGCCCTAGTTGCCAAGTCGAGAGAATCGTGTAGTGTTTATGGTTATCACCCATACAATTTTTCAAAGGATACCCCGATCAGTTCGATTACCCCATTCCTGAAATCAATGGCACAGGACTTTGGAGACAAACCTAATTTTATGACTGAATATTCCGGCATGTCTTGGTTTCAGACAGCTAGGTTTATGCAGCAGACCTTACAATATGCCAATACCTCTGCTTACCTGTATTGGGAACTGGTATGGGGAGATGTCACAACCAAAGACAAGGCAATGATTTATGTGGATGGAGCCGGAGGATATATGGTAAACTCATTCTACTACCTGATCAAGCACTTCTCCAAACACATTGACAAGGGATATAAAAGGGTGGAAGTTTCGTCTGTTCTGCCACTGGTGGAAGTTACGGGATACCTTAATCCTGCCGGAGATAAGTTAACCCTGATTGCAGTCAATGCAGATGCACGGAATCTGGATTACAAGTTTGAGGTAGAAGGAATGGAGATCGCCAATATCAGTGGCTACCAGACTGTAGGAGATTCCTTTTATCAGGAATTGGAAGGGGTAGAGACAGACAAGCCAGTTAGGCTTCCTGCCGAATCAATCTCCACTTTTGTACTCGAACTCAAATAG
- a CDS encoding IPT/TIG domain-containing protein, with product MKRYNIMMLVAFLMLFMLVSCEEDVTDNVGQISEVMPSEAYPRESIVLKGSNFGDVQYVFFRELSVEFTNSGNEIKFDIPHGSVSGEGKITLAYMNNLRVTASVLVKPSADPIFTSITSTAAMPGSNVTITGSSLGQATEVSINGTAASIVSNSDTELTFSVPSGVTDSKGQIKVVTVAGENTTEYTFYVGKEVLVDDFDGNGFGGWGSMGGAVDTEVSGIQNASPTPISGNFFKMVGAAGSWGGSQIEATGGFGLTAAKENILLVVDVNNNGTECNYRFNVQDNKANFWSSYQGVYNGWTTLEIPLTEFGWQYNGDGSTQSVNGQAVDPTILNVVKVQWGSPVVEGGEISFDNVRFIELAN from the coding sequence ATGAAAAGATATAATATAATGATGCTCGTGGCTTTCCTGATGCTGTTTATGCTGGTGAGCTGTGAGGAAGATGTGACTGATAATGTAGGTCAGATTTCGGAAGTGATGCCAAGCGAGGCCTATCCGAGGGAAAGTATCGTGCTGAAAGGGTCCAATTTCGGAGATGTACAATATGTATTCTTCAGGGAACTTTCGGTGGAGTTTACCAACTCAGGCAACGAGATAAAGTTTGACATTCCTCACGGCTCCGTTTCCGGTGAAGGCAAGATTACGTTGGCTTATATGAATAACCTGAGGGTGACGGCTTCAGTACTGGTGAAACCTAGTGCCGACCCGATCTTTACCTCGATCACCTCAACAGCAGCCATGCCAGGCAGTAATGTAACGATTACAGGTTCGTCTTTGGGACAGGCTACAGAAGTCTCCATTAATGGGACAGCAGCCAGCATTGTTTCCAATAGCGATACAGAACTTACATTCTCGGTTCCTTCAGGTGTCACAGATTCAAAAGGTCAAATCAAGGTGGTGACCGTGGCAGGTGAAAACACAACCGAATACACTTTTTATGTAGGCAAGGAAGTGCTGGTGGATGATTTTGATGGAAACGGTTTTGGTGGCTGGGGAAGTATGGGTGGTGCAGTGGATACGGAAGTTTCAGGTATCCAGAATGCAAGCCCAACGCCAATCAGCGGTAACTTCTTCAAGATGGTAGGTGCAGCAGGTAGCTGGGGAGGATCCCAGATTGAGGCGACTGGAGGTTTTGGACTGACAGCAGCCAAAGAAAATATCTTGCTGGTTGTTGATGTGAACAACAATGGCACAGAATGCAACTACAGGTTCAATGTACAGGACAACAAGGCTAATTTCTGGAGTTCATACCAAGGCGTATATAATGGCTGGACAACATTGGAAATACCACTGACAGAATTCGGTTGGCAATACAATGGGGACGGCTCAACTCAAAGCGTGAACGGGCAGGCAGTTGACCCGACTATCTTGAATGTGGTGAAGGTACAGTGGGGTTCGCCGGTAGTTGAAGGAGGGGAAATCAGCTTTGACAATGTCCGCTTCATCGAGCTGGCAAACTAG
- a CDS encoding RagB/SusD family nutrient uptake outer membrane protein, translating into MNTLKKYIALSVLAVGIAGCNDQLDIAPKDTLTTDVALSTLEGLENSVWGIYERGRSPYESNDLSTYKVCGTDLVQAGTHLPDQAIVQSFNNYDFQLNPQNTGVRDIWNASYVAINRCNVILKNIETVEINENNATEVNRREAVKGIAYFFRAYFHLNLVQRWDNIVLSTEASEVVEYDVQLASKDDVYAQIEVDLLEAIGLLPEAINAAGSGAVSKAVARHALSKAYLDMGEWAKAAEMANLVIEDGAYSLEPLDVIFSENHQDNKEVIFAWQFTSADRDHPQRVVQQMIPLYDRITGVMRSFEYGGRPWARLFPSDYMLSLYEPEDKRLQSWFVTTLYFNDPDNLPAGVSLGDPVLPEYAVDAPSGGIRHLTPTCNKYFETDVLGRALGDAEGYKNVIEYRLAEAYLVAAEAIMNDPSASAKAGGKSALDFINVLRERAGVSAFTSLNQDMLLEEHARELCYEGHRWGMLKRLGLLVDRANEYNTPGAAGNVLPKHVRWPIPQDFVDLTQVTQNADYN; encoded by the coding sequence ATGAATACACTAAAAAAATATATAGCACTGTCGGTTCTGGCAGTAGGCATAGCAGGCTGTAATGATCAGCTTGACATTGCACCAAAAGATACCCTGACCACAGATGTTGCGCTTTCAACGCTTGAGGGATTGGAGAATTCGGTATGGGGCATATATGAAAGAGGCAGAAGCCCATACGAAAGCAATGACCTCTCCACTTACAAGGTATGTGGTACTGACCTTGTACAGGCAGGCACCCACCTTCCCGATCAGGCGATTGTGCAATCGTTCAACAACTACGATTTCCAGTTGAATCCTCAGAATACAGGAGTGAGGGATATATGGAACGCCAGTTATGTGGCGATCAACCGCTGCAATGTTATCCTGAAAAACATCGAGACGGTGGAAATCAATGAGAACAATGCAACGGAAGTAAACAGAAGGGAAGCGGTCAAAGGCATTGCTTATTTCTTTAGGGCTTACTTCCATTTGAACCTTGTACAGCGTTGGGATAACATTGTCCTGTCAACTGAGGCTAGCGAAGTGGTGGAATATGATGTGCAGCTGGCATCAAAGGATGATGTATATGCACAGATTGAAGTCGACCTGCTGGAGGCTATCGGGTTGTTGCCGGAAGCCATCAATGCTGCCGGAAGTGGCGCAGTGTCCAAGGCTGTGGCACGGCATGCACTTTCTAAGGCTTATTTGGATATGGGCGAATGGGCAAAAGCTGCCGAAATGGCTAACCTAGTGATAGAGGATGGGGCATATAGTCTTGAGCCATTGGATGTGATCTTTTCAGAAAATCATCAGGACAATAAGGAGGTCATCTTTGCATGGCAGTTTACCAGTGCAGACCGTGACCATCCACAACGAGTTGTGCAGCAGATGATTCCGCTTTACGACCGTATCACGGGTGTCATGAGAAGTTTTGAGTATGGTGGTCGTCCTTGGGCACGCCTTTTCCCTTCAGACTATATGTTAAGCCTGTATGAGCCTGAAGATAAAAGATTGCAGTCATGGTTTGTGACCACCCTTTATTTCAATGATCCGGATAATCTTCCGGCAGGGGTATCCTTGGGTGATCCTGTTTTACCGGAGTATGCTGTGGATGCACCAAGCGGAGGTATCAGACACTTGACGCCAACCTGTAACAAGTATTTCGAAACGGACGTTTTGGGCAGGGCATTGGGTGATGCAGAAGGATACAAGAACGTAATCGAGTACCGTTTGGCAGAAGCCTATCTGGTAGCTGCTGAAGCCATTATGAATGATCCATCTGCTTCAGCGAAGGCAGGAGGAAAATCGGCACTTGATTTTATCAATGTACTTAGGGAAAGAGCAGGTGTATCTGCATTCACCTCACTGAATCAGGATATGTTGCTGGAAGAACATGCCCGTGAGCTGTGCTATGAGGGACACAGATGGGGAATGCTGAAAAGGCTTGGATTACTAGTAGACCGTGCCAATGAGTACAATACACCAGGTGCAGCAGGCAATGTGTTGCCTAAACATGTCAGATGGCCTATCCCGCAGGATTTTGTTGACCTGACTCAAGTGACTCAGAATGCAGATTATAACTAG
- a CDS encoding SusC/RagA family TonB-linked outer membrane protein: MKMKKGILLLLLLFCFDTLLAQAIKVAGTVTDAQNEPLPGVSIILEGTNQGTTTDVFGKYTIEVPSGAKLIFNYIGYVTQPVSVNNRSVIDITMQEDIAQLSEVVVVGYGSMERTNVTGAISSIKAEDINKVPVPNAIEALRGQVPGVRISRTSGMPGSGVSMKIRGTNSLTSGNDPLIVLDGVPLTGGNMADINPNDIETLNVLKDAAAASIYGASGANGVILITTKRGKSGKPTVSVNFSTGFTQLSMTPEMFNADEYVQLKLDAAAGAGNPKTINEVLNDPVERQNYIDGKSIDWHEQLLRTGSVTNAGVTVSGGSEKLTFYLNNNLYREIGVVQNSDYTRYSLRLNSDYKAADFLKIGANLQISASDADETGNTLDQNGNADFNDFVGNTPLGRTHDENGDLVPTVKGDQFQYNPLFRYQESDISRQNTRVFINPYVEVDIVKGLKYRLNAFAEARDEKYNRFLSTEYNDGAPNYSRIQLSRNMTYLLDNILTYSTTLNEKHNLNATAVYGMQLNKYYNLNTQARSAATDELDYNAIGSTSSETSTLAYSLNDWSKVYFVGRAGYSYDDRYNLTLTMRVDGSSKFGENNRFGTFPSVAGAWNIHNESFLEDSPVDMLKLRASYGIMGNDNIPNFRYMSLAQAVRYSDANGIHTGFTTSTAPNADLRWEESNQFNTGIDFGFLNGRIGGSLDYYKTQTKDLLLTEKLPITSGYEQVLSNVGRTENWGIDFALKADVIDGPIKWNVSANWSMDRNKIVSLNRASTDDEGNPIDDTANGWFIGQPIGVLYEYDFLGIYQAGEESTAAAMHPTIAGYGPGDPKIRDVNGDGVITTDDRTFLGSSNPKWYGGLNNTVSYKGFELSVLFEMVQGVKKINYYYGSLTGRDNTIKVDYWTPENPSNEFPEPHETDNYYFANAVKVRDASFISLRNVSLSYNLPPSILEKMHLQSVNLYMRGNNLHYFTDYKDSYSPEVDAFNFPTMKSVTFGTKVVF, from the coding sequence ATGAAAATGAAAAAGGGAATTTTACTCCTGCTATTGCTATTTTGCTTTGATACCTTGTTGGCACAGGCAATCAAGGTGGCAGGTACAGTAACCGATGCACAGAATGAACCGCTCCCAGGCGTGAGCATTATTCTGGAAGGAACGAATCAGGGAACTACAACGGATGTGTTTGGCAAATACACCATTGAGGTACCTTCAGGCGCAAAACTGATTTTCAATTATATCGGCTATGTTACACAGCCGGTTAGTGTCAATAACAGGTCTGTGATTGACATTACCATGCAAGAGGATATTGCTCAACTCTCGGAAGTGGTCGTAGTTGGTTATGGCTCTATGGAGCGAACCAACGTAACGGGAGCCATTTCTTCCATCAAGGCTGAAGACATCAACAAAGTGCCAGTACCGAATGCCATTGAGGCGTTGAGAGGTCAGGTACCGGGTGTAAGGATTTCCCGAACGAGTGGTATGCCTGGTTCAGGTGTCAGCATGAAAATCCGTGGTACCAATTCACTGACGTCAGGCAATGATCCGCTGATCGTATTGGATGGGGTGCCATTGACGGGTGGTAACATGGCAGACATCAACCCGAACGATATTGAGACACTGAATGTACTCAAAGATGCGGCTGCAGCTTCCATCTACGGTGCCAGTGGTGCCAATGGGGTTATCCTGATTACAACCAAGAGAGGAAAGTCAGGCAAGCCAACGGTCTCAGTCAACTTCTCGACAGGTTTTACTCAGCTTTCGATGACGCCTGAGATGTTCAATGCTGATGAGTATGTACAGCTGAAACTGGATGCGGCGGCAGGAGCAGGCAATCCGAAAACGATCAACGAGGTATTGAATGACCCTGTAGAACGCCAAAACTACATTGACGGTAAGTCAATTGACTGGCATGAGCAATTGTTGCGTACGGGAAGTGTGACCAACGCAGGTGTAACTGTATCAGGCGGAAGTGAAAAGCTTACTTTCTACCTGAATAACAACCTGTACCGTGAAATTGGGGTAGTGCAGAATTCTGACTATACCCGCTACTCACTAAGATTGAATTCTGATTACAAGGCTGCTGATTTTCTGAAGATCGGTGCCAATCTCCAGATTTCAGCTTCAGATGCAGACGAGACAGGCAATACACTTGACCAGAATGGCAATGCAGATTTCAATGATTTTGTAGGCAATACACCGCTGGGTAGAACCCACGATGAAAACGGCGATCTGGTTCCGACTGTAAAAGGCGACCAGTTCCAGTACAACCCGCTTTTCAGGTATCAGGAATCGGATATCAGCAGACAGAATACCCGTGTGTTTATCAATCCTTATGTGGAAGTGGATATCGTAAAAGGGCTGAAGTACAGATTGAATGCTTTTGCTGAGGCGCGTGATGAGAAGTATAACAGGTTCCTTTCTACGGAATACAATGATGGTGCACCAAACTACTCAAGGATTCAGCTGAGCAGAAACATGACTTACCTGCTTGACAATATCCTGACGTACAGTACCACTCTTAATGAAAAGCACAACCTGAATGCGACAGCGGTATATGGTATGCAATTGAACAAATATTATAACCTGAATACGCAGGCAAGAAGTGCCGCAACGGATGAACTGGATTACAATGCGATTGGGAGTACATCATCTGAGACATCAACGTTGGCATACAGCCTGAATGACTGGTCAAAGGTCTATTTTGTTGGAAGGGCAGGCTACTCTTATGACGATCGTTATAACCTGACGCTTACCATGCGTGTGGATGGTTCTTCAAAATTTGGTGAGAATAACCGTTTCGGTACTTTCCCTTCAGTGGCGGGTGCATGGAATATCCACAATGAGTCGTTTCTGGAAGATTCTCCAGTTGATATGTTGAAGCTGCGTGCCAGCTACGGTATCATGGGTAATGACAATATTCCAAACTTCCGTTACATGTCATTGGCTCAGGCGGTAAGGTATTCGGATGCAAACGGTATCCATACAGGTTTCACTACCAGTACAGCCCCGAATGCTGACTTGCGTTGGGAAGAAAGCAACCAGTTCAACACCGGTATTGACTTTGGATTCCTCAATGGAAGAATTGGCGGTTCATTGGATTATTACAAGACACAGACAAAAGATTTGTTGCTGACCGAAAAACTGCCGATTACCTCCGGTTATGAGCAAGTGTTGAGCAACGTCGGTCGCACAGAAAACTGGGGTATTGACTTTGCACTGAAAGCGGATGTGATAGATGGACCTATCAAATGGAATGTGTCAGCCAACTGGTCAATGGACCGTAACAAGATTGTCAGCCTGAACCGTGCCAGCACAGATGACGAAGGCAACCCGATTGATGATACAGCCAACGGGTGGTTTATCGGTCAGCCAATAGGTGTGCTGTATGAATATGATTTCTTGGGAATCTATCAGGCAGGTGAAGAATCAACTGCGGCAGCCATGCACCCAACCATTGCCGGCTATGGACCTGGTGATCCTAAGATCAGGGATGTGAACGGTGACGGCGTAATCACAACGGATGACAGGACTTTCCTTGGCAGCTCCAATCCTAAGTGGTATGGTGGTCTCAACAATACAGTTTCCTATAAGGGATTTGAATTGTCAGTCCTGTTTGAGATGGTGCAGGGTGTCAAGAAGATCAATTACTATTATGGTTCTTTGACAGGCCGTGACAATACGATCAAGGTAGATTACTGGACACCGGAAAATCCATCAAACGAATTCCCGGAGCCGCATGAGACAGACAACTACTACTTTGCCAATGCGGTAAAGGTGAGAGATGCTTCTTTTATCTCCTTGCGTAACGTATCGCTGTCTTACAACCTGCCTCCAAGCATACTTGAGAAGATGCATTTGCAGAGTGTCAACCTGTACATGAGAGGCAACAACCTTCATTACTTTACTGATTACAAAGATTCTTACTCTCCGGAGGTGGATGCGTTCAACTTCCCGACAATGAAGTCGGTGACCTTCGGGACGAAAGTTGTTTTTTAA